In a genomic window of Microbacterium amylolyticum:
- the secE gene encoding preprotein translocase subunit SecE, whose product MSQEAIGGAAASASVAKKPNFFARILIFFREVIAELRKVVTPTRKELLKFTSVVLGFVVVMMAIIFGMDWIFAEVNKFVFGNPNIS is encoded by the coding sequence ATGTCTCAGGAAGCCATCGGCGGCGCAGCAGCGAGTGCGAGCGTCGCGAAGAAGCCCAACTTCTTCGCCCGCATCCTGATCTTCTTCCGTGAGGTCATCGCTGAACTGCGCAAGGTCGTTACACCGACCCGCAAAGAACTTCTGAAGTTCACCAGTGTTGTGCTGGGGTTCGTCGTCGTGATGATGGCGATCATCTTCGGTATGGACTGGATCTTCGCCGAGGTCAACAAGTTCGTCTTCGGCAACCCGAACATTTCTTAA